In a single window of the Rhodamnia argentea isolate NSW1041297 chromosome 2, ASM2092103v1, whole genome shotgun sequence genome:
- the LOC115728513 gene encoding ras-related protein RABA1b, whose amino-acid sequence MAGYRAEDDYDYLYKVVLIGDSGVGKSNLLSRFTKNEFNLESKSTIGVEFATRTLNVDGKVIKAQIWDTAGQERYRAITSAYYRGAVGALLVYDVTRHATFENVDRWLKELRNHTDPSIVVMLVGNKSDLRHLIAVTTEDGKSYAERESLYFMETSALEATNVENAFAEVLTQIYRTTSKKTVEGDDGSGAAFPSEGEKINIKDDVSALKKVGCCSA is encoded by the exons ATGGCGGGTTACAGAGCCGAAGACGACTACGACTACCTGTACAAGGTGGTGTTGATTGGAGACTCTGGGGTGGGCAAGTCCAACCTGCTCTCCCGCTTCACCAAGAACGAGTTCAACCTCGAGTCCAAGTCCACCATTGGCGTCGAGTTCGCCACGCGTACTCTCAACGTCGACGGCAAGGTCATCAAAGCTCAGATTTGGGACACTGCTGGTCAAGAAAG GTACCGTGCCATCACTAGTGCTTACTATCGTGGAGCTGTAGGTGCACTCCTTGTGTATGATGTCACTCGCCATGCAACATTTGAAAATGTAGATAGATGGCTGAAGGAGTTAAGGAACCACACAGATCCAAGCATTGTGGTGATGCTTGTTGGGAACAAATCCGACCTTCGCCATCTTATAGCAGTAACAACAGAAGATGGGAAATCCTATGCTGAGAGGGAATCGCTGTACTTCATGGAAACCTCTGCATTAGAGGCAACAAATGTAGAGAATGCCTTTGCAGAAGTTCTAACGCAGATCTATCGTACCACTAGTAAGAAGACAGTGGAAGGAGATGATGGATCTGGTGCTGCATTCCCTTCTGAAGGAGAAAAGATAAATATCAAGGATGATGTCTCTGCCTTGAAGAAAGTTGGCTGTTGCTCGGCTTAA